One Pseudomonas syringae CC1557 genomic window, TGGCCGGGTCCAGACCAATCAGTGGAATGTCGTACTCCGCCAATCTGCCAAGCGACTGGCTATTGAAGCTGGCAGCTTTCTCGAACGCAGCCAGAAAACCCTGCACCTGCAATGGCTTGCCATTGGGCGCAAACGGCGCAAGGTAAACCTGATAGCCAAGGCGCGAGATCAGTTCCAGCCAGTCTGCCGCCAGTGGCGTTTCGAAATAACGGGTGAATGCATCCTGAACCAGCACCACCGTACGCTTGCGTTGCTGTTCGCTCAGTGCAGCCAGGCGCTGTGGCGTGGCGATGCCGACATTCCAGCGAGCGCAGGCGGCACGAAAGTCCATCAGGCTCAACAGCGGGCTGTCGACCATTCCGGCAACGTGCTCCAGCAGGTAGCGCACCGGTTTTGCGCCCATGATCGCGTTGTAAAGCTTCGGGAAGCGTGCCAGATGCGGAATGCTGAATTCCAGCGAGCCGATCAGGTAATCCTTGATCGGGCGCAGGTAACGGCTGTGATACAGCTCCAGAAAGCGTGAGCGAAACTCGGGCACATTGACTTTGACCGGGCACTGCCCTGCGCAGGATTTACAGGCCAGGCAACCGGCCATGGCGTCATAGACTTCGTGGGAGAAATCTTTCTGCCCGGCGACTCTGGCCACACTGTTGACGGTTCGCTGGGCCAGGCTTTTCAGCACGTTTGCGGTGCGCGCCCTGGCGCTGGCCGTCAGGACGTTCACATCCTGCTCGCCCTGCAAGCGCAACCATTCGCGCACCAGCGACGCACGGCCCTTGGGTGAATGAATGCGGTCTCGGGTGGCTTTCCACGACGGGCACATGGCGTCGTCGGTGTCGTAGTTGTAACAGGCGCCATTGCCGTTGCAATGCAGCGCGCTGTCGTAGCTCTTCCAGACGCGCTCGTCGATCTTGCGGTCCAGATCGCCGCGTAGCGTCACTTCATCCACCAAGGTCAGACGCGCCTCGGGCACTGTCGCAGGCGTGGCGATCTTGCCGGGATTAAGCTGATTGAATGGGTCGCAGGCCGCTTTTAGCGCCTGCAACGCCGGGTACAACTCGCCGAAATACTCAGGCACATACTGCGAGCGCAGACCCTTGCCGTGTTCACCCCACAACAGACCGCCGTAGCGTTTGGTCAACGCGGCAACCGCGTCGGAAATCGGGCGAATCAGCGCCGCCTGCGCCGGGTCTTTCATGTCCAGAATAGGCCGTACATGCAGCACGCCCGCGTCCACATGGCCGAACATGCCGTATTGCAGGCCATAGCTGTCCAGCAGCGCACGGAACTCCTGAATGTAGTCGGCGAGGTTTTCCGGTGGCACGGCGGTGTCTTCCACAAACGGCTGCGGCCGGGCTTCACCCTGGACGTTACCCAGCAAGCCCACCGAGCGCTTGCGCATGGTGTAGACCCGGCTCACCGCCGCGCTGCCGACTGCCAGCGTATGCCCGAGGCGCACCACCGAGGTGTCTGCCTGCAAGTGCGCGACAAACGCATGCACGCGCTGCTCTACTTCCTCCAGTTCGTCGCCACTGAACTCGATCAGGTTGATGCCCAGCGTCGGCGTCGCCGGATCCTGAGGGAAGTACTCCGCCACGCCATGCCAGACGATGTCCTGCATCGCCAGCATCAGCACCTTGGAGTCCACGGTTTCAATGGACAAAGGCTTGTGCGCCATCAAGGCCTTGGCATCGCGCAAGGCGTCCATGAACCCGGCGTAGCGCACGTTGACCAGAATCGAGTGCCTGGGAATCGGCAGCACATTGAGCCTGGCTTCGACGATGAAGCCCAGCGACCCTTCGGAGCCGCACAGCACGCTGTTGAGGTTGAAGCGCCCGTCTTCCTCGCGCAGGTGCGCCAGGTCATAGCCCGTCAGGCAGCGATTCAGCGGCGGAAAGATGTCCTTGATCAGTTGCGCCTGGCTGTCGGCAATCTGCTGCGCGCAGCGGTACACGTCACCGGCCCGATCAACACGCGCCTGTTCACTGGCCAGCTGCACGGGGCCCATCGCCTGGCTGTGAACGTACGAACCGCCGAGCAACACGGTCGACAGCTCCAGGACATGGTCACGCGTCTTGCCGTAAGTACAACTGCCCTGCCCGCTGGCGTCGGTATTGATCATGCCGCCCACGGTGGCACGGTTGGACGTCGACAATTCCGGCGCAAAAAACAGCCCGTGCGGTTTGAGCGCGGCATTCAGCTGATCCTTGACCACGCCGGTCTGCACCCGCACCCAGCGTTCCTCGACGTTGATTTCAAGGATGTTGTTCATGTGCCGAGACAGATCGACCACCACGCCATCGGTCAGCGACTGCCCGTTGGTGCCGGTGCCGCCGCCACGCGGGGTCAATACCACCTGCTGGTGCTCGGGCCGCGCGGCCAGTCGCGCGACGATCGCCACATCATGGCTGTCCATCGGAAATACCGCCGCCTGTGGCAAGCGCTGATAGATGGAGTTGTCGGTGGCCAGCACCGTGCGCGACCCATGATCTCTGGCGATTTCGCCGCGAAAGCCGCCCTCGACCAGCGCATTGAGGAAACGGTCGTAATGGCCGACCTGTACTGAGGTCGGTTTCAGCAGCGCAATCATGGTGGTCTTCCTGGCTGGCTAGGCGTTTTATATGCAAAGCACGTATGCTTCGAAACGCTCGTATGCATGGTGTTATCAACGGTTACCGTGATTCTCCCGCCTGTCATGCTCCAGCGCAAACGTAAAACATGCCGTTTTTCCATGAGTTTTATGAATGAACACCAGAAGACTGACGCCTTCGATGTCACTGCTCCTCGCTTTCGAGGCAGCGGCCCGGCATGGCAGCTTCACCAAGGCTGCAGATGAACTGGCCCTGACCCAGAGCGCGGTCAGCCGTCAGGTACAGTCACTGGAAGCGCAACTGCAGGTCGAGCTGTTCAAACGTGATGGCAGGCGCATCGAGCTGACCACCGCAGGCGCGTTGTATCAGCACGAACTGGCCGCTGCACTGGGCCGCATCCGCAGCGCGACCTTGCAGACCATCGCCCACAAGTCCGAGGGTGGCACTCTGCATCTGGCCGTGCTGCCGACCTTCGGCTCCAAATGGCTGCTGCCGCGGATGAATGATTTCTACACCGGGCATCCTGGCTATGTTGTGCACATTCACTCGCGCATCGTGCATGCCGACCTGACGCCGGCCGCCAGCGAAATGAACGCTATCATTTGTGCGGGCCATGGCAACTGGCCGGGTTACATCGCGCATCCGCTGGTCAGCGAGAAGTTGGTGGTCATCGCCAGCCCTGCTGCGCTTGCCGGCTACCCGTCAATGACCTTGGCACAGGTTGCCCAGCAGTCGTTGCTGAGCGTGGTGTCTCGGCCCAATGCCTGGTCGGACTGGTTCGACAGCAATCAACTGGCCCATCACATCATGCGCCTCGGCCCGAGCTTCGAACTGACCTCACACCTGATTCAAGCGGTGGCCGCGGGGATCGGCATTGCGCTGGTGCCACGCATTCTGGTGCAGGATGAGATCAGCAACGGCGAACTGGTCACGCTGTTCGAGCCCATGGACAGCGGACGCAATTACTACCTGGCCTACGCCACGCGCTTTCAGAACCTGCCGTCGCTGTGTGTATTCCGGGACTGGCTATTGTCGACGCCCTTTCCAGACAGTCTGTGAATCGAGTCCGTAAACAGGAGCCACCGTGCGTATCGAGCCTCTTCCGCCACTGCAGAACCTGATTGCCTTCGAAGCCACCGTGCGGCATGGCAGCTTTACTCGCGCTGCCAGCGAGTTGAACCTGACCCAGAGCGCGATCAGCCGTCAGGTCGCCCAGCTCGAAGAATTCCTCGGCCGGGCGTTATTCCGGCGCGAGCACAA contains:
- the ydiJ gene encoding D-2-hydroxyglutarate dehydrogenase YdiJ codes for the protein MIALLKPTSVQVGHYDRFLNALVEGGFRGEIARDHGSRTVLATDNSIYQRLPQAAVFPMDSHDVAIVARLAARPEHQQVVLTPRGGGTGTNGQSLTDGVVVDLSRHMNNILEINVEERWVRVQTGVVKDQLNAALKPHGLFFAPELSTSNRATVGGMINTDASGQGSCTYGKTRDHVLELSTVLLGGSYVHSQAMGPVQLASEQARVDRAGDVYRCAQQIADSQAQLIKDIFPPLNRCLTGYDLAHLREEDGRFNLNSVLCGSEGSLGFIVEARLNVLPIPRHSILVNVRYAGFMDALRDAKALMAHKPLSIETVDSKVLMLAMQDIVWHGVAEYFPQDPATPTLGINLIEFSGDELEEVEQRVHAFVAHLQADTSVVRLGHTLAVGSAAVSRVYTMRKRSVGLLGNVQGEARPQPFVEDTAVPPENLADYIQEFRALLDSYGLQYGMFGHVDAGVLHVRPILDMKDPAQAALIRPISDAVAALTKRYGGLLWGEHGKGLRSQYVPEYFGELYPALQALKAACDPFNQLNPGKIATPATVPEARLTLVDEVTLRGDLDRKIDERVWKSYDSALHCNGNGACYNYDTDDAMCPSWKATRDRIHSPKGRASLVREWLRLQGEQDVNVLTASARARTANVLKSLAQRTVNSVARVAGQKDFSHEVYDAMAGCLACKSCAGQCPVKVNVPEFRSRFLELYHSRYLRPIKDYLIGSLEFSIPHLARFPKLYNAIMGAKPVRYLLEHVAGMVDSPLLSLMDFRAACARWNVGIATPQRLAALSEQQRKRTVVLVQDAFTRYFETPLAADWLELISRLGYQVYLAPFAPNGKPLQVQGFLAAFEKAASFNSQSLGRLAEYDIPLIGLDPAMTLVYRQEYSKALGSENVPVVMLPQEWLATALEDQSAAVTQDTYYFLPHCTEKTNEPGSVGLWQKTFARAGLKLEVLASGCCGMSGTYGHETRNAKTSDTIYRQSWQPLVARHGGDGRLLADGYSCRSQVKRKDGKAVQHPLQVLLERVRAL
- a CDS encoding LysR substrate-binding domain-containing protein, which translates into the protein MNTRRLTPSMSLLLAFEAAARHGSFTKAADELALTQSAVSRQVQSLEAQLQVELFKRDGRRIELTTAGALYQHELAAALGRIRSATLQTIAHKSEGGTLHLAVLPTFGSKWLLPRMNDFYTGHPGYVVHIHSRIVHADLTPAASEMNAIICAGHGNWPGYIAHPLVSEKLVVIASPAALAGYPSMTLAQVAQQSLLSVVSRPNAWSDWFDSNQLAHHIMRLGPSFELTSHLIQAVAAGIGIALVPRILVQDEISNGELVTLFEPMDSGRNYYLAYATRFQNLPSLCVFRDWLLSTPFPDSL